CGGCTGCTGCGCGAGGTCGCGCCGGCCACGGCGATCGTGATCTTCAGCGCCTTCGACAGCGCCGAGCTCCGCCGTCAGGCCTACGCCGCCGGCGCGGTCGCCTACCTGCCCAAGGGCTGCAGCAACGAGCGCCTGCGGGCGACCCTGGAGGCCGCCGTCACCGTGGCCGGCAGCAACCTCCACCGGGCCTGACCCAACCGGCCGCTCGGCCTGCAGCGGAAACCGGCCCTGCGGCCGCCCCGCTGTGGCACGGTTGCTGGCGAAGCACTGCCCGGAGCGCCCGTCCTGGGAGGCCACATGTCGAACCTCGTACCCGTCGTCGTCGAGCAGACCAGCCGGGGCGAGCGGTCGTTCGACCTCTACTCGCGGCTGCTGAGCGGCCGGATCGTGTTCCTCGGGACCCCGGTCGATGACACCAGCGCCAACCTGATCATGGCCCAGCTCATCCACCTGGAGAGCGAGGACCCCGACAAGGACATCCAGCTCTACATCAACTCGCCCGGCGGGTCGGTCACGGCGCTGCTCGGCATCTACGACACGATGCGCTACATCCGCTGCGACGTCGCCACCACCTGCCTGGGCTGGGCCGCGTCGGCGGCGGCGGTCATCCTGGCCGCCGGGGCGCCCGGCAAGCGCTACGCCCTCCCGCACTCCACGGTCCTGCTCCACCAGCCCCACGGCGGTGCCCAGGGCCAGTCGGTCGACATCGACATCCAGGCCCGCGAGATCCTGCGCCAGCGGGCCCTGGTCGACCGGATCCTGGCCGAGCACACCGGCCAGGACGTGGAGAGGATCGCCCGCGACACCGACCGCGACTTCATCCTCGACGCCGGCCAGGCCCTGGAGTACGGGCTGGTCGACGAGATCCTCACCGGCCGCCGGAGCGTCCCCGAGCTCGAACCGGCCGGCGCCCGCGGGTGACCGGATGCTCGGCCCCCGGCGCCCCGCCCCCGACCGGCCGGCGATGCCGGCCCTGACCGACGCCGAATGCTCGTTCGTCGACCACTACCTGGCCGTGGTCGACTTGACGGCCCGCATCAACCCGGCCCGCAGCAGCGGCCACGCCTACGCCTGCCTGCGGGCCGCCCAGTCCCTGGCCACCGAGGCCAGGGCGCTGCTGGCCGCGCTCGAGCTGATG
This is a stretch of genomic DNA from Actinomycetota bacterium. It encodes these proteins:
- a CDS encoding ATP-dependent Clp protease proteolytic subunit — encoded protein: MSNLVPVVVEQTSRGERSFDLYSRLLSGRIVFLGTPVDDTSANLIMAQLIHLESEDPDKDIQLYINSPGGSVTALLGIYDTMRYIRCDVATTCLGWAASAAAVILAAGAPGKRYALPHSTVLLHQPHGGAQGQSVDIDIQAREILRQRALVDRILAEHTGQDVERIARDTDRDFILDAGQALEYGLVDEILTGRRSVPELEPAGARG